From one Lotus japonicus ecotype B-129 chromosome 3, LjGifu_v1.2 genomic stretch:
- the LOC130709455 gene encoding uncharacterized protein LOC130709455, whose amino-acid sequence MLQSASGVGMNPAMDDINLIQQAQRHQLVVREIGEEIDLEIGPGEDDPSFGNTALIGGPPQESSEEHVENKQAGIVSQLSNDTQDMSNNQQGKKKKKVVKRWREEWADTYKWAYVDVKDGTARVFCSVCRVYGRKHRRNPYGNEGSRNMQMSALEEHNNSLLHKEALRLQAASKDKIVIEKPVYAKALVSKTAGSIIEATLKRDPHEAEFIQTVQEVVHALERVIAKNSHYVSIMERLLEPERVIVFRVPWVDDRGEAHVNRAFRIQFNQSLGPCRGGLRFHPSMNLSIAKFLGFQQTLKNALSPYKLGGASGGSDFDPKGKSDNEIMRFCQSFMSEMYRYLGPDKDHPSEEMGVGTREMGYLFGQYRRLAGQFQGSFTGPRIFLSGSSLRTEATGYGLVFFAQLILADMNKDLKGLRCVVTGSGKIAMHVLEKLIAYGGVPITVSDSRGYLVDEDGFDYMKLSLLRDIKAQQRSLRDYSKTYARSKYYDEAKPWNERCDLAFACASQNEIDQSDATNLVNSGCRLLIEGSNMPCTPEAVDVLRKANVLVAPAMAAGAGGVVAGELELNHECSLMHWSPEDFESKLQEAMKQTHQRAIKAATDFGYQKESPEALVHGAVISAFLTIAQAMTDQGCV is encoded by the exons ATGTTGCAGTCTGCCAGTGGAGTAGGGATGAATCCTGCAATGGATGATATAAACTTGATTCAGCAAGCGCAGAGGCATCAGTTGGTTGTAAGGGAGATTGGTGAAGAGATTGATTTAGAAATTGGACCAGGAGAAGATGATCCTTCATTTGGTAACACTGCTTTAATTGGTGGCCCTCCACAGGAATCTTCAGAAGAACATGTGGAGAACAAGCAGGCAGGGATTGTTTCTCAGCTTTCTAATGATACTCAAGATATGTCAAACAACCAacaagggaaaaagaaaaagaaggttgTTAAAAGATGGAGAGAGGAATGGGCTGACACCTATAAATGGGCTTATGTTGATGTGAAAGATGGGACAGCTAGGGTTTTTTGCTCTGTCTGCAGGGTGTATGGCAGGAAGCACAGAAGAAATCCTTATGGGAATGAGGGCAGTCGTAACATGCAGATGAGTGCCCTAGAAGAACACAATAATAGTTTGCTTCACAAAGAAGCTCTTCGTCTCCAGGCAGCCTCCAAGGATAAAATTGTCATCGAAAAGCCTGTttatgcaaaag CCCTTGTATCAAAAACAGCTGGATCAATTATTGAAGCTACCCTAAAAAGGGATCCTCATGAGGCTGAATTCATTCAGACAGTTCAGGAAGTAGTTCATGCTCTTGAGAGAGTCATAGCTAAAAACTCCCA TTATGTTAGCATCATGGAGCGCTTGTTGGAACCTGAACGAGTGATTGTGTTCCGAGTTCCATGGGTGGATGATAGGGGTGAGGCACATGTTAATCGTGCTTTCCGGATTCAATTTAACCAGTCATTGGGTCCATGTAGGGGTGGTCTTCGTTTTCATCCATCAATGAATTTAAGTATAGCCAAGTTCCTTGGTTTTCAGCAG ACTTTAAAGAATGCCTTATCCCCTTACAAATTAGGAGGAGCATCCGGAGGAAGTGATTTTGATCCAAAAGGAAAAAGTGATAATGAG ATCATGCGGTTTTGTCAAAGTTTCATGAGTGAGATGTATCGGTACTTGGGTCCTGACAAG GACCATCCCTCAGAGGAAATGGGTGTTGGTACTCGAGAAATGGGGTATCTTTTTGGACAGTATAGACGTCTAGCTGGTCAATTTCAG GGGAGTTTTACAGGACCGAGGATATTTTTGTCTGGCTCCAGTCTTCGAACTGAAGCTACTGGTTATGGCCtg GTTTTCTTTGCCCAGCTCATACTTGCTGACATGAATAAAGATCTCAAAGGATTAAG ATGTGTTGTGACTGGTTCTGGAAAGATCGCAATGCATGTTTTAGAAAAGCTTATTGCTTATGGTGGAGTTCCCATTACAGTATCAG ATTCGAGAGGATATTtggttgatgaagatggatTTGACTACATGAAACTTTCACTTTTAAGAGACATTAAAGCTCAACAAAGAAGTTTGAG AGATTATTCAAAGACATATGCTCGGTCCAAATATTATGATGAAGCGAAACCCTGGAACGAAAGGTGTGATCTTGCCTTTGCTTGTGCTTCACAAAATGAAATTGACCAATCTGATGCCACTAATTTGGTAAATTCAGGTTGTCGTTTACTAATAGAAG GTTCAAACATGCCCTGCACCCCTGAGGCAGTTGATGTACTTAGGAAAGCTAATGTTCTCGTTGCTCCTGCTATGGCTGCCGGTGCCGGAGGG GTTGTGGCTGGAGAACTTGAATTAAATCATGAATGCAGTTTGATGCACTGGTCACCAGAGGACTTCGAATCTAAGTTGCAG GAAGCAATGAAACAGACTCATCAAAGAGCAATCAAAGCTGCAACTGATTTTGGTTATCAAAAAGAAAGTCCTGA
- the LOC130709456 gene encoding dof zinc finger protein DOF1.7-like yields the protein MQGPTAFQPIQPQFPEQEQLNCPRCDSPNTKFCYYNNYNLSQPRHFCKNCKRYWTKGGSLRNIPVGGGSRKNTKRSSTKSKTSASASASPSPSPTVSSTSSAAQATASEPDPTRICTNPVNIGGGFSSPLASNEHLGNLSWGVNSSGLNLKMGQVEGVGENASSGQLVNPGSGRSPGLEMQSNRNAESFVSVQNGDSSCWNGNNGWSNLTIYTPGSSFQ from the coding sequence ATGCAAGGCCCAACAGCATTTCAACCAATCCAACCCCAATTTCCTGAACAAGAACAGCTTAATTGCCCACGTTGTGATTCTCCAAACACCAAATTCTGCTACTACAACAACTACAACCTCTCACAGCCGCGCCATTTCTGCAAGAATTGCAAAAGGTACTGGACTAAAGGTGGTTCTCTCAGAAACATCCCTGTTGGCGGTGGAAGCAGGAAGAACACAAAAAGATCATCAACCAAATCCAAAACCTCTGCATCAGCATCAGCATCACCTTCTCCATCGCCAACAGTTTCCTCTACCTCCTCTGCAGCTCAAGCTACAGCTTCAGAGCCTGACCCGACCCGGATTTGCACCAACCCGGTTAACATTGGTGGGGGTTTCAGTTCCCCTCTTGCATCAAATGAGCATTTGGGGAACCTTTCATGGGGTGTGAATTCTAGTGGGTTGAATCTGAAAATGGGGCAGGTGGAAGGAGTAGGGGAGAATGCAAGTTCTGGTCAGCTGGTGAATCCGGGTTCGGGTCGGAGTCCCGGGTTGGAGATGCAGAGTAATAGGAATGCAGAGAGTTTTGTGAGTGTGCAAAATGGTGATTCAAGCTGCTGGAATGGTAATAATGGGTGGTCTAACCTTACAATATACACTCCTGGGTCAAGCTTTCAGTAG